A single region of the Nocardioides aquaticus genome encodes:
- a CDS encoding undecaprenyl-diphosphate phosphatase has protein sequence MSDLFEALVLGVIQGLTEFLPISSSAHLRIFPELFGWGDPGAAFTAVVQIGTELAVLIYFRRDIWRIGSTWARSLVKPELRGQLDARMGWYIIVGSLPIVVLGLFFEDAIDRQLRSLWIIGTTLIVLGIVLGLADRYGANDRGLNKLGLKHAVLMGAAQAAALVPGVSRSGATISMGRALGYERADATRYAFLLAIPAVVGAGLYKLKDVPGSDNPYGWGPTLLATVVSFVVGYAAIAWLLRYVSTRSYTPFVVYRVLLGAGVLLLVAFGVLQA, from the coding sequence GTGTCGGACCTGTTCGAAGCCCTGGTGCTGGGGGTGATCCAGGGACTGACCGAGTTCCTGCCCATCTCCAGCAGCGCCCACCTCCGGATCTTCCCCGAGCTGTTCGGCTGGGGTGATCCGGGCGCCGCCTTCACCGCGGTGGTGCAGATCGGCACCGAGCTGGCGGTGCTGATCTACTTCCGCCGCGACATCTGGCGGATCGGCTCGACGTGGGCGCGTTCCCTGGTCAAGCCGGAGCTGCGCGGGCAGCTGGACGCCCGGATGGGCTGGTACATCATCGTCGGCTCGCTGCCCATCGTGGTGCTCGGCCTGTTCTTCGAGGACGCCATCGACCGCCAGCTGCGCAGCCTGTGGATCATCGGCACCACCCTGATCGTGCTCGGGATCGTGCTCGGCCTGGCCGACCGCTACGGCGCCAACGACCGCGGGCTGAACAAGCTGGGGCTCAAGCACGCCGTGCTGATGGGCGCCGCCCAGGCCGCGGCGCTCGTCCCCGGCGTGTCCCGCTCCGGGGCCACGATCTCCATGGGCCGCGCGCTCGGCTACGAGCGCGCGGACGCCACCCGCTACGCCTTCCTGCTGGCCATCCCGGCCGTGGTCGGCGCGGGTCTCTACAAGCTCAAGGACGTGCCCGGCTCCGACAACCCGTACGGCTGGGGGCCGACGCTGCTGGCCACCGTCGTGTCGTTCGTGGTCGGGTACGCCGCCATCGCCTGGCTGCTGCGCTACGTCTCGACCCGCTCCTACACCCCGTTCGTGGTCTACCGGGTGCTGCTCGGCGCCGGCGTGCTGCTGCTCGTCGCCTTCGGCGTGCTCCAGGCCTGA
- the corA gene encoding magnesium/cobalt transporter CorA, translated as MIVDSAVYRDGCRQELDVEPHDYAALRSEVEGAHDFVWIGLHEPTAEELSHVAGAFDLHPLAVEDAVKAHQRPKLERYGDGLFLVLKTLWYVDADDAVETGEISLFVGAHFVVTVRHGDGSGLQSARTYLEGEEQVLTHGPSAVVYAVCDQVVDDYVAVVDALQVDVDEVESSVFSPARTDDSNRIYVLKREISEVRRAVLPLREPMRRFSVGEVPGIRQEASPFFRDVSDHLAQAADAVDGLDSLLSTAFDASLARISVQQNDDMRKISAGAALVVVPTLIAGIYGMNFDHMPELHWTYGYAYALALMFGIAGVLWWFFKRSGWL; from the coding sequence GTGATCGTCGACAGCGCCGTCTACCGCGACGGGTGCCGCCAGGAGCTCGACGTCGAGCCGCACGACTACGCGGCGCTGCGCTCGGAGGTCGAGGGCGCCCACGACTTCGTCTGGATCGGGCTGCACGAGCCGACGGCCGAGGAGCTCTCCCACGTCGCCGGCGCCTTCGACCTGCACCCGCTCGCCGTCGAGGACGCGGTCAAGGCCCACCAGCGCCCCAAGCTCGAGCGCTACGGCGACGGGCTCTTCCTGGTCCTCAAGACGCTCTGGTACGTGGATGCCGACGACGCCGTCGAGACCGGTGAGATCAGCCTCTTCGTCGGCGCCCACTTCGTGGTGACCGTCCGTCACGGCGACGGCTCCGGACTGCAGAGCGCCCGCACCTACCTCGAGGGGGAGGAGCAGGTGCTGACCCACGGTCCCTCCGCGGTGGTCTACGCGGTGTGCGACCAGGTCGTCGACGACTACGTGGCCGTGGTCGACGCGCTGCAGGTCGACGTGGACGAGGTCGAGTCCTCGGTCTTCTCCCCCGCCCGTACCGACGACTCGAACCGGATCTACGTGCTCAAGCGCGAGATCAGCGAGGTGCGGCGCGCGGTGCTGCCGCTGCGCGAGCCGATGCGACGGTTCTCGGTGGGCGAGGTGCCCGGCATCCGTCAGGAGGCCTCGCCGTTCTTCCGCGACGTCTCCGACCACCTCGCCCAGGCCGCGGACGCGGTCGACGGCCTGGACTCCCTGCTGTCCACCGCCTTCGACGCCTCCCTGGCCCGGATCTCGGTCCAGCAGAACGACGACATGCGCAAGATCTCCGCCGGCGCCGCCCTGGTCGTGGTCCCGACCCTGATCGCCGGCATCTACGGGATGAACTTCGACCACATGCCCGAGCTGCACTGGACCTACGGGTACGCCTACGCGCTGGCGCTGATGTTCGGCATCGCCGGCGTGCTGTGGTGGTTCTTCAAGCGCTCCGGCTGGCTGTGA
- a CDS encoding VOC family protein translates to MTAPTPYLTFPGTARDALAFYGDVFGCSVQVHTFSEMSRTDGPDDAVAHGYLTGGPVALFAADAASDERAFRAEGLLFSLLGTAPAATLRQWFSDLSAGGRVVDALQQRPWGAWDGQVVDRHGLTWLIGFEDDPDA, encoded by the coding sequence ATGACCGCCCCCACGCCCTACCTCACGTTCCCGGGCACGGCCCGCGACGCCCTGGCCTTCTACGGCGACGTGTTCGGCTGCTCGGTCCAGGTCCACACCTTCTCCGAGATGTCGAGGACCGACGGTCCGGACGACGCCGTCGCCCACGGGTACCTCACCGGCGGGCCCGTGGCCCTGTTCGCGGCGGACGCCGCGAGCGACGAGCGCGCCTTCCGTGCCGAGGGCCTGCTGTTCTCGCTCCTGGGCACCGCGCCCGCGGCCACGCTGCGGCAGTGGTTCTCCGACCTCTCCGCGGGGGGTCGGGTGGTGGACGCGCTGCAGCAGCGCCCGTGGGGCGCCTGGGACGGTCAGGTGGTCGACCGGCACGGCCTGACCTGGCTCATCGGCTTCGAGGACGACCCCGACGCCTGA